A single genomic interval of Sinorhizobium garamanticum harbors:
- the recQ gene encoding DNA helicase RecQ → MPQNDNASAARLFESEGVANPLDVLKRVYGYSAFRGQQGDVIEHVMAGGDAVVLFPTGAGKSLCFQIPALCRNGVGIVVSPLIALMRDQVEALKQLGIRAAALNSSLTRDEAIAVRRALSAGALDLLYVTPERAVTDGFAEMISGMEIALFAIDEAHCVSQWGHDFRPEYRGLDCLASRFPGVPRVALTATADAHTRDDIIERLALTGAKVFTTSFDRPNIAYEIVERDQPRQQLLRFLSRFKGSSGIVYCLSRAKVEDTAEWLNAQGVRALPYHAGMDRVLRDAHQDAFLKEENLCLVATVAFGMGIDKPDVRYVAHLDLPGSVEAYYQETGRAGRDGLPSEVWMAYGMADVIQRRRMIDEGGAAEEIKRIERAKLNALLAICETVGCRRQAILAHFGEAHPGRCGHCDTCLKPVETWDGTEAAIKALAAVYRTGERFGAGHVIDVLMGTVNEKTERFGHVDMPVFGAGKDLPARTWQSVFRQLLAAGLVRVDHSAFGALQLEPEARAVFKRERQVFFRKDRPTSGKAARTAKSGAQRERADLAGSDLELFERLRVERFSIAKELNVPPYVVFPDTTLIALAKQRPRDFDDLLDIPGIGESKRERYGEAFLAVIDGYLDG, encoded by the coding sequence ATGCCTCAGAACGACAATGCTTCCGCCGCGCGCCTGTTCGAAAGCGAAGGCGTTGCCAATCCCCTCGATGTCCTGAAACGCGTCTATGGCTATTCCGCCTTCCGCGGTCAGCAGGGGGACGTCATCGAGCATGTGATGGCGGGAGGCGATGCGGTGGTGCTCTTCCCGACGGGGGCGGGCAAATCGCTCTGCTTTCAAATTCCCGCACTTTGCCGAAACGGCGTTGGCATCGTCGTCTCCCCCCTGATCGCCTTGATGCGCGATCAGGTCGAGGCGTTGAAGCAGCTCGGCATTCGCGCCGCTGCGCTCAATTCCTCCCTGACCCGCGACGAGGCGATCGCGGTCCGCCGTGCGCTTTCGGCGGGCGCGCTCGACCTGCTCTATGTCACGCCGGAGCGCGCCGTCACCGACGGTTTCGCCGAGATGATCAGCGGTATGGAGATTGCGCTGTTCGCGATCGACGAGGCGCATTGCGTCTCGCAGTGGGGCCATGATTTCCGGCCGGAATATCGCGGCCTGGATTGTCTCGCATCGCGCTTTCCCGGAGTGCCGCGCGTCGCACTTACGGCCACGGCGGATGCGCATACGCGCGACGATATCATCGAGCGGCTGGCGCTCACCGGAGCGAAGGTCTTCACGACCAGCTTCGACCGGCCGAACATTGCCTATGAAATCGTCGAGCGTGATCAGCCGCGCCAGCAGCTCCTTCGCTTCCTCTCCCGCTTCAAGGGATCGAGCGGCATCGTCTATTGCCTGTCGCGCGCTAAGGTCGAGGACACGGCGGAATGGCTGAACGCGCAAGGCGTGCGCGCGCTTCCCTATCATGCCGGAATGGACCGCGTCCTGCGAGACGCCCATCAGGACGCCTTCCTGAAGGAGGAGAATCTTTGCCTCGTCGCGACGGTCGCCTTCGGCATGGGAATCGACAAGCCGGATGTCCGCTACGTCGCCCATCTCGATCTGCCGGGCTCGGTCGAAGCCTATTATCAGGAGACCGGGCGCGCGGGTCGGGACGGGTTGCCCTCCGAGGTCTGGATGGCCTATGGCATGGCCGATGTCATCCAGCGTCGGAGGATGATCGACGAGGGCGGTGCAGCGGAGGAGATCAAGCGCATCGAGCGGGCGAAGCTCAATGCGTTGCTTGCAATCTGCGAGACCGTGGGCTGCCGACGGCAGGCGATCCTTGCGCATTTCGGCGAGGCGCATCCCGGCCGCTGCGGCCATTGCGACACCTGCCTGAAGCCGGTCGAGACCTGGGACGGTACCGAAGCCGCAATCAAGGCACTTGCAGCTGTCTATCGGACCGGCGAGCGCTTCGGTGCCGGCCATGTGATCGATGTGCTTATGGGCACGGTCAACGAGAAAACCGAGCGCTTCGGTCATGTCGATATGCCGGTCTTCGGTGCCGGCAAGGACCTGCCGGCACGAACGTGGCAATCGGTGTTCCGGCAGTTGCTCGCCGCCGGCCTCGTCCGGGTTGATCATTCCGCTTTCGGGGCACTCCAGCTCGAGCCGGAGGCCCGCGCCGTCTTCAAACGCGAGCGCCAGGTGTTCTTCCGCAAGGACAGGCCGACCTCGGGCAAGGCCGCCCGAACGGCGAAATCCGGCGCGCAGCGCGAGAGAGCCGATCTCGCCGGCTCCGATCTCGAGCTTTTCGAGCGCCTGCGCGTCGAGCGGTTCTCGATCGCCAAGGAATTGAACGTGCCGCCCTATGTCGTCTTCCCGGATACAACGTTGATCGCACTGGCGAAGCAGCGCCCGCGGGATTTCGATGACCTCCTCGATATTCCCGGTATCGGCGAAAGCAAGCGCGAGCGCTACGGCGAGGCATTCCTGGCCGTCATTGACGGCTATCTAGATGGGTAG